The nucleotide sequence CATAAATAACTTAGATTGGCAACATTTAATCGAGGAAATAGAAACCTTGGGAAATGAACAAAAGCACAAAGTAGCGAGTTATTTAAAACAATTGCTAAAACATTTACTGATGTATAGTTATTGGGAATCGGAAAAAGCCTATTGTGCCAATGGCTGGAAAGAAGAAATATTTAACTTTAGAGATGAGTTGAATTTATTATTAGAATCTAAAACTCTCTATAACTATGCTCAAACTTGTTTCGATAGCGCTTATGAAAAAGCCAAAAAACTATTCTTACTAAAAACCGGATTACCTAAAAATACAATTCCTGAACAATGTCCTTTTACTTTTGAACAAACTTTAGATATTGATTATCTTCCTGAGTAGGGTGGGCAGTGCCCAGTTAACATCCAAGGACAATATACAATTACCACAGTAGATGGTGATACTCACCCAGTTACCAGTATTACCCAAATAAGCGCTCGCGTCAGTGGAAGCAATGACAACACTATCAAAATTTGGAAACAGGGAAGTCAATCATAACAGTCAATCATAGCAGTCATTTAATCATTAAAATCATAGTTATAGACTCGACTCCTAACCATACACCCCATCAACTGAATAACAGCAATGATCAAACCCCGTGACGTACAAGTTTACCCCATTGCACCCGAAACCACCGTCTATCGGTCCCGTACCTGGGATAGACTCAAATTTGAGATTGAATACGGCCTGCAAAAAGGAACTACTGCCAATACTTATCTAATTAGAGGGGATAACATTGCCCTGATCGACCCTCCAGGGGAGTCCTTTAGAGAAATTTTCCTTCATACTTTAACTCAAAGAATTGACCCCAAAACCATCGACTACGTTATCCTAGGCCACGTTAACCCAAACCGTTGTGTTACCCTCAGCGCCTTACTAGAAATTGCCCCTCAAATTGTTTTTGTTTGTTCTAACCCGGGTGTAATTTCCTTATGCAAAATATTAGACCGCCAAAACCTCAATACAAAAATTGTTAAAGGAGAAGATACCCTCGA is from Gloeothece verrucosa PCC 7822 and encodes:
- a CDS encoding DUF29 domain-containing protein, which encodes MNIKLAKPFLYETDYYLWLQTTLKQIQEKDINNLDWQHLIEEIETLGNEQKHKVASYLKQLLKHLLMYSYWESEKAYCANGWKEEIFNFRDELNLLLESKTLYNYAQTCFDSAYEKAKKLFLLKTGLPKNTIPEQCPFTFEQTLDIDYLPE